TAACTACAATCTGgatgagggagagacagacagatggactcCTGGGGAGGAAAGAATTTCTCGAAAGGGCAACAGCACCCTCCCCATCTCACCTTGGCCTTAAGTGTGCCTGGGGGCAGTTTGTCCAATGAAATGGTTAGTGGAAAGATGACTTCATCTGTGGACACAATTGGCTCTTCCACAGGTAACTGGGGGGTGGGGGTGCGAATTTAGACGTCAGCAAAGCAttaagtagctttttttttttgacacttcATTCCCACCCCCTTTCTGGTTTGCCTCGCCCACCATCCAACCCCCAATATTCAGCCTCCCCCCAATACTGATTTACCTCGTGGGTACCCGCACCCTTTGCTTCTCACCATGGTTGTTCCCCCGCCTGTGGCAGGGCTCGGGCCATGAGTGAGAAGGGGGCTGCAGTCCGAGAACAGCCCCACACCCCCGGGGGATTGCCCGTCCAGGTCTCCGGAGCTCGGTGCCCCACTTCCAGCGCTGACCGAGGCCAGAGCAGCCAGGGCCGTGGCCAGCTCGCCCCAGCCACCTCCCGAGACTGCCCCGGACCCGACCCCGGCGCCAGCCTCAGCGTTCCCCCGGCAGCGCAGGACCAGCAGAAAACGCACTGTCTCCCCCAGGTAAAGGTGATTCCTCCGTGGCAGCGCCCGATAGCGGCCGGGATCTCCGGCCAGTTCCGCCCTGGGGGGCAGCGGCACCGCAGGGAAGTACATCGAGTAATCACATTGGGACTCCATGAGCTGCGGCCGTCCCGGCCCCACCGGGGAACCTGAGACTGCAATGCAGCGGGGAAAAAATCCAGAGCTCGGTCCGACGGGGGCACAGCGGAGGCCAGACCGAGCAGGAGGTGGAcaatgagggggggggggggaggacggGAGTCGGCCCCGGTAGAGGGTCAGGCTCGGGAGCAAATACGGAACCAAGGAGGGGCGGGGCCGGAACCCGGCATGGGGGTGGGGTAACCGGAAGGGGAAACCCGGAAATGATGCAGGGGGCGGAGCCGAAACCCGGCTTGAGGGTGAGGGAACcggagggagggggaaataaaCCGGAAATCCTGAGGGGGCGGGGCTTTCGTGCTCTCGTATCTATCTGGGAAGACTCTTGGAACTCGAGGTTAACCTCTTGTGTCTTGAGTCTCCCCTCAAGTAAGCCTGGGAATACTGAATTTGAGACAGAAACTCTGAGCTTCATCTATCTTATTTTTGGGGAGAAGGGATGGGAGTCGGTATTGGACCTATGATTTACCTAGTGTGCAATTCCCGGTGTGATTAACTCCCTCCTGTGCTGCCGATCTGTCATGTAATCAGCCTTGACAGAGCCCTGAAAGGTTTGGTGAGTTTTcgatggtcacacagctaaattaTAGGAGAGTTCAATTGTTCTATTGTGTTAGGCAGCCTTTCTCATCATAAATTCAATGGGGATAAAACTCATAGTACCTACTTAAAGTTGTTGTGAAACAAgcgaaataatgtatataaaatgctaaACGCATGTTAGCTCTCATTTCAGGGCGTTCCATCTTCAAAATTTCACAATCAGCACTTAAGCATAAGGTAAATTTCTGAGTTTATTTCACCTTTTAACCTTTTGACCCTTCTAGGGAGTTGAGAGTTATTACATGGAACTTACCATGAGGCTTAAAAAAGATGCAAGAAGTGATTGATAAGGGATTGATAAGGAAGTCTAAGGGGAATGGGGAAGAGTTAGGGCCTTGGAGACAGTGTGGCCCTGTTTGatacctgctctcaaggaactgcAAGATTTACAGCAGCAAATTGTCCTGTTCCTTGTCCTCTTTGGCAACCCAACACTTTTATTATTAGATTTTGTGTCTCCTTTCTAATCTCAGTTGCCCTTGGGGCATGGGTTTATGGCATTAGGAGGGTAGGAGGGTGACCAAACAGCTTTGGGGAACTGCTTGGCATCTAGCTTGTCTTTATACTGCAATTCTGGAGTAGCAAGGCGCTCACACTCTTCATGATCTTGGGGGCTCAGCCCCTTTTTCAGTACATAGCCCTGAACCCCTCGGGCCCCAAACTGGAAAGGACGAAGCTGGAGGTTAGCTATTTGACCAGGATCCACAGCTCCTCCCCCCAAAAGGCAGTGGGAAGCCAATGCTGACCTTCGGGCTCGAAGTTTGGCTACTGCTGAAGCAAGCTTCACCCTCCCATAACGGTCTGCACGGTTCCATAGGCTGTGATTGAAGTGGACATAGAGAGCCCAGTCTAGGTTATTCCAAGCTCTAGCCCTAGTAGCTAATTGTTTATCCATGATTCCACCATGATCTTTGATCCCTTTATGACCTTTGACACTCTTAATACTAGTTGCCTGGGCATTATGTACAAAGCCTACTACATCATCCAGGCCCCAGCACAAGGCATCTGCCAAAAGCACCAGTGACTCATCAAAGTATTCTGCCACCAAGACCAAGTCAAAGATTGAGTCTAGCCAGGCCAGAGCCCATTGGATGAAAgatgaagataatgaatctgTTATAGAAGCAGGGCTAAGGGATATGGAGTGGTCAGCTAATTGGATGTGGGATGTAGTATGAGGAAGTTTGAAGAGAGAGTTGGGATCAAGTTCTGAGGGCTGGGATGCAGAGTTAGATGGCCAAATATGTATATCCGAGGACTGGATTTTTTTGAAGGGTTTAGGATACTTCTTCAATGCCCTTATTTCCTGGGGGAGAGGAAGGCCAAAATCAAACCAGAGTAAGTTCCGGGCATAGTGGTCCCCACGGCCCCCTGGCCGGTAGAATGCTCGTGGCGAAGCTAGGAAAGCTGCCAAAGATGGTGCTGCACGGAAAGCAGATGATACAGATTTGTAGTAGGAGAAGGCAGAAACTGCCAGTGCTGCAGGATCTCGGACAATGGAGAAGAAGAAACTATCCGGGGGCATAACCCGGAGTACCTGTAAGGCATAATAAGGGATATGGAAAGAAATAAGGAGTCAGGAAAGAAACAAGGTGGGATGTCATTCTAGCATCTCTCACATTCACCCTTATTTCATTGTTCAGCAATTGTAGTAACACTATAGCCCCCTAACTGGTCTTCTTTTTCCAGTCTCTTCTTCAAGCTCATATAACACATCTAAATTTACCTAAATCACCACTTTGAAGCACTCTTCTGTTCAAAAATCCTCAGTGACTTCTCAGtgatttcataaaaaaaatttaaactcccTACTATTTGACTATTACCTGTTTGTCCATCTTTATGTCCTACTACATGTTTCCTAAATTACAAACTGGATTAACTCAGTATGTCCTAAATTTGCCTTGTGATTTTTGAAGCCCAGTTTCTTTGCTGTTATCATTTATTACTTTAACTACAATATTCTCTCTCTAAATTCTATTAAAATCCTATTTTGTCATTCAAAGCATAATTGGTTGTAACCCATTAAGTCAAAATAATTTCCTCCTTTGActtaaaagcactttgcaagcaACATATAACATACTGTCTTGTGCAGAGAGATTTCAGTTAACAAGGGACCTAGGGACAAAGGCTATTTAAACAACATCAATCTAGGCACAAAGAGAATAatggaaagtttttattttagcaCTATGTTGGTGGCAGAAAAAGCTAAGGGAGGAGGAGTGTCTGTTATAGGCCAATCTAGCCAAATTCGACTTCACATACCagtccttccttttctcttcctcatatAATACCTCTCATCATTGGAAAGagacaattctttttcttttaaggcataatcattttcttcatgaagcctttcctgactgCCTATGTGCTATTGTTGTCCTCCCAAACTATCTTGTACTTAATTATTTTGTGTGTAATAATGATAACATCTGACATCTGGGGAGCTAAGTGATATAGTGGCCTGGAGTCAGCTTCaattgtaaagtgagctggagaaggaaatggcaaattactacagtatctttgccaagacaattccaaaaggaattgtgaagagttggacatgtgtagagctaacatttatattatttctctgtatcaCGCATTGTGCTTGAGGCTTTAAAGTtgtgtcatttgatcctcacaacaatcctgagaggtaagtactgttatttcctttttacaaatgaggaaggaaGACAAAGGTTAAGTAATGCCCAGAATCAAACAGATAGCATCTGAGACATTTGGATGTTTCTGATTCTAGGCTGATTGttgcatataatataaatttattttatatttacgccatatatatctttccctttcaagattattttgttgtttttatttgcatttccaaGAGCCCAACATAGTGCCCAGCACTTAGTAAGTCCTTAATATATgcagattgattgattgacaattCCCAATAGGTAGCAGTGGTCCAGAGAGCTTACCCTATATTTCTTCACTCATTCAGTAAACCTTTATTAAGGCCTTTGATAGGATGTGATATACAGTGCTAGGCACTGTACCCATACCTTTTCACATTCAGTGAGCATATAGTTAAGATGTAgttccttgctctcaaggagcttttaATCTAAAGCGACATAACTATATTACAGCCATGCCTTTGTTCTGAAGAGACAGCTTTACTGATCTATTTCCTTTCAGAAAACTTGTTAcaagaaacagaaataataggAGTTTTCTTCCTTTGCCCTCAAACAAAATCTAGCTAAAGCAGGGGGCAcccagagaaaaagattcagaaTGCAGAATGGACAGGGCAATTCAGAACATCAATACTATCTTTTTGACCTTTAGATCTCTCTTCAGATCCTGAGGAAACCAAGAGCCTTGGAAATAGCAATGCTTCTAGCTCAGTGCCCCTTCAGCCATCATCCTGGGAAGCAAATCTTGTAGCAATAAACCACTTGCCACTAAAGTCTTTGGTACTGTCAGatagttcaacatcagaaactgtaattttatcagtggaaaatATTCATTGATATCAACTTTGTCACTGTGCCCTAAAGATTTTGgaatttttccatttgactaaaATCTTCTATACTTGTTATTCCCtgattagaatatgagctccttgaagttAGGGACTGCCCAGTGCTATGTATATGGTTaaatatttagtaagtgcttCATTATTCATTCTATCACCACTACTTTTTCCAactattttccttctctattcagTTTTAGTGATATATTTAGTCATTTCAACATATATGTCACTTGAGCCCACTTTTCTACTCTACTAATCTCTAACTCCAGATAACAatcttttcttctacttctaagCAAAGGAATGCTAGTCAGAGAATTTACAAATTGATGAAGTCCATTGAAAATTTGTATCAATATCAATGGACTTCCCTGGTTAGGCAACATTCAGTATAACAGCTCTTCTAAACTTTAAGCCTccaccttcctttttcctctcatctATAGTAaatgtcttccttttttattgaGATGATGGCTACCAAATTAACTCCTTCagcatccttctttctcttccctctagttttcatctattttctaatacttttacctactgtaaaaaaaaagtaaattaacatTCAAGGCTCTATACAATCTGGCCTCACCtaccttttcatatcttttttttttttttttttttcatatccagTTCTCTAGAACTCTCTATATAAAGTTTTGCAAACAGCTTATATTATCCCACAGGTTTCTTCCATATTTCTCTTGAAATCTCCTACCTCAAATTCTATCTCCTTCATGAAAAAGGATGCCTTGAGAAACTGAAAGAGAGCATGTTCTCACCATGCTAAGTGACTATAATTGTGGCTataattctttgtaatttcatATATTACATTCTGCTCTGCATTCtgtatttgtttactttttcacTCCCCTTTCCCTGGGCGTATCAGATAGCTGCTTGAGGGGCAGAAACATTAAACTGTATCTGTTTTGTATCCCCAAAGTCTAAGATTATTCCATGGATGTTTGGTGAATTTATTGATGATTATGTCATAACTCAACTGATCttcatcaaatataatttttattacatcagaagatgaatataaagcattttgcgaatcttaaaagttctttataaatgtcAGTCATTaccttcatcatcattatcacatcTTTCTCTGATCATGGCTCCACTTGCTCAGTGGATCAAATTCATAACTTGTTCTGACATTCAGgctcttttaattctctttctcactcaatcatatatttcaattttattgctTCCCAGAATAGTTCTTTTGCAAATAAACTTACTACAGTTCTGTATATGATCATTCCATTATCTCCAAAAGAGACTTTGTCCATGACACCCATGCATGGGTTTTGAACTTTAATCCAGATACAATTTATTACTATTTCTTATTACTTTAGGCACctctggacttcaatttctttttctgttacaGGGGGAATTGTACTAAATATATAAGATCCTTTCTAGATCTGACATCTTATTGttttaatgcctattttcctTCTTGCCATCAGTTTGCCTCTAGTACATCTTGTAAAACTTTTCTCCTCCaggaatctttttcttctttgtatttcctCAACAGCTACATTCTCTTTTCACTGCAATTCTTTACCATAAACCCTTCTCCTGTGtgtcatgttttgttttgttttgttttattttttaaataatggaggTTTCCTAAGAGTGAAGACTGCTTCCTTACCTTCCAGCTTCCCACATAAATGGGACTTATATAGAAGGGACCTCTGAATACATGATAGAAATAGCTGAGAGGAAAACAGATCAGGAGGTGATGAATAATTTGGAGGCCTAAGCCAGAGGGAAAAGGGGGATATAGGGGAGCCAATGGGagtatggaaaagggaaagagacctttGAGGATCTGGAGGGAAGAGACAAGGGATGAGAAAACCTCAAGAGGGTAAAATTACATATGAAATTCCTAGAGGGAGAACCAGGTGTAGGTGGAGTATCAGAATATGACTCGGAGCAACTAACAAGGTAAAGAGACAACCCTACTTTTGCTTCCATTGCCATTGCCCCCTACCTTACCTACCTCTGGTAGGTTGAATCTCATGTGGTGACAAAGGATGTGGAAAGTAGGCTGAGGTCCCCCACCATGTGGGAGGTAACCTTTGACTGAAGTAGCCTGGAAGAACTTTGGGTATCCAAACTGGTATCGGACAGGGAGAGCAAAGCGTAGGCTGTGTCGATCCCCATACTGATGGAGAAGGCTTAGTACAGAACTGCTCCCAGATTTATGAGTCTTCAGGAATACAAGCTGCTTCTGAGGATTGCAGGAGGAGGCCAAAGAGCCAGAGGTAGAAGCCCACAGTTGTTGAAAATAT
The Sminthopsis crassicaudata isolate SCR6 chromosome 4, ASM4859323v1, whole genome shotgun sequence genome window above contains:
- the GAL3ST4 gene encoding galactose-3-O-sulfotransferase 4 isoform X2, which gives rise to MMRLWLWGSKSLWVALIVFMTIGLALQIWQWPFQRRPPGLYFQQLWASTSGSLASSCNPQKQLVFLKTHKSGSSSVLSLLHQYGDRHSLRFALPVRYQFGYPKFFQATSVKGYLPHGGGPQPTFHILCHHMRFNLPEVLRVMPPDSFFFSIVRDPAALAVSAFSYYKSVSSAFRAAPSLAAFLASPRAFYRPGGRGDHYARNLLWFDFGLPLPQEIRALKKYPKPFKKIQSSDIHIWPSNSASQPSELDPNSLFKLPHTTSHIQLADHSISLSPASITDSLSSSFIQWALAWLDSIFDLVLVAEYFDESLVLLADALCWGLDDVVGFVHNAQATSIKSVKGHKGIKDHGGIMDKQLATRARAWNNLDWALYVHFNHSLWNRADRYGRVKLASAVAKLRARRSALASHCLLGGGAVDPGQIANLQLRPFQFGARGVQGYVLKKGLSPQDHEECERLATPELQYKDKLDAKQFPKAVWSPSYPPNAINPCPKGN
- the GAL3ST4 gene encoding galactose-3-O-sulfotransferase 4 isoform X1, producing MKSGQREREGEKRIWGGAEQGESSEEKTEFQGSKLWLGMMRLWLWGSKSLWVALIVFMTIGLALQIWQWPFQRRPPGLYFQQLWASTSGSLASSCNPQKQLVFLKTHKSGSSSVLSLLHQYGDRHSLRFALPVRYQFGYPKFFQATSVKGYLPHGGGPQPTFHILCHHMRFNLPEVLRVMPPDSFFFSIVRDPAALAVSAFSYYKSVSSAFRAAPSLAAFLASPRAFYRPGGRGDHYARNLLWFDFGLPLPQEIRALKKYPKPFKKIQSSDIHIWPSNSASQPSELDPNSLFKLPHTTSHIQLADHSISLSPASITDSLSSSFIQWALAWLDSIFDLVLVAEYFDESLVLLADALCWGLDDVVGFVHNAQATSIKSVKGHKGIKDHGGIMDKQLATRARAWNNLDWALYVHFNHSLWNRADRYGRVKLASAVAKLRARRSALASHCLLGGGAVDPGQIANLQLRPFQFGARGVQGYVLKKGLSPQDHEECERLATPELQYKDKLDAKQFPKAVWSPSYPPNAINPCPKGN